In the Flavisolibacter tropicus genome, one interval contains:
- a CDS encoding class I SAM-dependent methyltransferase, which translates to MNIISANVNEQQTAAAFSKQSEIFDAIYSDNIIIQYKRKRVRDHVNQFLAPNSTILELNSGTGEDAIWFAQMGHQVHATDIATAMQKTLIEKVENAGLTNKISHELRSFTALDQLKQEGPYDLVFSNFAGLNCTGELDKVLQSLPPLLNPGGIATLVILPPFCLWETLLALKGDFKTAFRRTFSRKGVTAHLEGKYFTCWYYRPSYIINQLKDKMEVLRVEGLCTIVPPSYLERFPQKRPKLYRFLTNLENRWKSVWPWKYIGDYYIISLRKKN; encoded by the coding sequence ATGAACATAATTTCAGCGAATGTAAATGAGCAACAGACAGCTGCAGCATTTAGCAAACAATCGGAAATATTTGATGCTATCTATTCTGACAACATCATTATTCAATACAAAAGGAAAAGAGTAAGAGATCATGTAAACCAGTTTCTTGCTCCCAACAGCACTATCCTGGAATTAAACAGCGGTACAGGAGAAGATGCTATCTGGTTTGCCCAAATGGGGCATCAAGTACATGCAACCGATATTGCTACTGCTATGCAAAAAACATTGATCGAAAAAGTTGAGAATGCTGGTCTGACAAATAAAATAAGTCATGAGTTACGTTCCTTTACAGCATTGGACCAATTAAAACAGGAAGGGCCTTACGACTTGGTATTTTCCAATTTTGCCGGACTTAATTGTACAGGTGAATTAGATAAGGTATTACAGTCATTGCCCCCCTTATTAAATCCTGGCGGTATTGCAACCTTAGTAATCCTGCCTCCTTTTTGTCTATGGGAAACACTATTGGCATTGAAAGGCGATTTCAAAACAGCTTTTAGAAGAACATTCAGCCGTAAAGGAGTTACTGCTCACTTAGAGGGAAAGTATTTTACGTGCTGGTATTACAGGCCATCCTATATCATTAACCAGTTGAAAGACAAAATGGAAGTATTACGCGTAGAAGGATTATGTACCATTGTACCCCCGTCGTACTTGGAGCGCTTCCCTCAAAAAAGACCAAAGCTATATCGCTTTCTAACTAATCTGGAAAATAGATGGAAGTCAGTCTGGCCGTGGAAATATATTGGAGATTATTACATCATATCCCTCCGGAAAAAGAACTAA
- a CDS encoding B12-binding domain-containing radical SAM protein: MKNILFTHSYFLRFDPKQWNTGQPYAPLGTLYAAAVLREKGYTVNLFDTMFAHGPEEIIPALEATKPDVLVIYDDGFNYLTKMCLTNMREAAFSMIKMAKANGCTVIVSSSDSTDHFEKYLQEGADFILLGEAEMTLSELLTALQINQTDIDQIKGLAYLHDGGVFKTAKRSVMTDLDSLPLPAWDLLDITPYRNTWLKHAGYFSMNIGTTRGCPFKCNWCAKPIYGNRYNARSPENVVRELKYLKETFNYDHIWFCDDIFGLKPGWVNRFADLVEKEQLQFTFKIQSRADLLIQENYVKDLARAGCANVWMGAESGSQKILDAMDKGTTIQQIQEATRLLKTNSIHPAFFIQFGYLGETKEDIDLTIKMINKLLPHEIGISVSYPLPGTGFYEKVKADLIEKSNWTDSDELVLMFKNTFQPAFYKQLHRYTHKSFRKHIAFDHFKKLIRHPSKTNRFTLKKALSGFYYIPATYIEKIKLKRLENPSA; encoded by the coding sequence ATGAAAAACATTCTGTTTACGCATTCGTACTTTTTACGCTTCGATCCCAAGCAATGGAATACAGGCCAACCCTACGCCCCTTTGGGTACCTTGTATGCGGCTGCTGTATTACGTGAGAAGGGTTATACGGTAAACCTGTTTGATACCATGTTTGCCCATGGACCAGAAGAGATCATTCCAGCTCTGGAAGCAACCAAGCCTGATGTACTTGTGATCTACGATGATGGGTTTAATTACCTGACCAAAATGTGTCTGACCAATATGCGTGAGGCCGCTTTTTCCATGATCAAGATGGCCAAGGCAAATGGATGCACTGTCATTGTTTCCAGCTCTGATTCCACTGATCATTTTGAAAAATATTTACAGGAAGGCGCAGATTTTATATTATTAGGTGAAGCAGAAATGACCTTATCTGAACTGCTGACGGCCCTCCAGATCAATCAGACTGACATTGATCAAATAAAAGGACTTGCTTACTTACATGATGGCGGTGTTTTTAAAACAGCAAAGCGATCTGTAATGACAGACCTGGATTCGTTACCATTACCTGCCTGGGATTTATTAGATATTACACCTTATCGAAACACATGGCTAAAGCATGCCGGGTATTTCTCCATGAATATTGGCACTACGAGAGGCTGTCCCTTTAAGTGTAACTGGTGTGCTAAACCAATTTATGGTAACCGCTACAATGCAAGGTCTCCGGAAAATGTTGTACGGGAATTAAAGTATCTGAAGGAAACGTTTAATTATGACCATATCTGGTTCTGCGATGACATATTTGGATTGAAACCCGGCTGGGTAAACCGGTTTGCCGATTTGGTTGAAAAAGAACAACTCCAGTTTACATTCAAGATACAGTCCAGGGCCGACTTATTAATACAGGAGAACTATGTAAAAGATTTAGCCCGTGCTGGGTGTGCTAATGTATGGATGGGAGCTGAAAGTGGTTCTCAAAAAATACTGGATGCCATGGATAAGGGCACTACCATACAACAAATTCAAGAAGCTACCCGATTGCTTAAAACTAACAGTATTCATCCTGCCTTTTTTATTCAATTTGGCTACTTGGGCGAGACCAAGGAGGATATTGATCTCACCATCAAGATGATCAACAAATTGTTGCCGCATGAAATTGGTATTTCTGTTTCTTACCCGCTGCCTGGAACTGGTTTTTATGAAAAAGTAAAAGCAGATCTGATTGAAAAATCAAATTGGACAGATTCTGATGAATTGGTCCTGATGTTTAAAAATACTTTTCAACCCGCCTTTTACAAACAACTTCATCGCTATACGCATAAAAGCTTTCGTAAACACATAGCGTTTGACCATTTCAAGAAGTTGATACGACATCCATCCAAAACAAACCGCTTTACTCTCAAAAAGGCACTGTCAGGCTTTTATTATATTCCTGCTACCTATATTGAAAAAATAAAACTAAAACGACTGGAAAATCCTTCTGCATGA
- a CDS encoding radical SAM protein: protein MLEQSLYYTYHRYKTLRSHKITTLPIVILMPHSACNCRCVMCDIWKGNQNLKQLTEKDVEGLLTSLRKFKTSRILMSGGEALLNPAFFDLCRMLQKENIKISLLSTGISLKRYAVQIVEHIDDVIVSLDGDEETHNTIRNIKEAFSKLKEGIQAIRAIAPSYRITSRTVIHRLNFKKWSAIINTAKEIGINQVSFLPADVSSHAFNRDVLWTGERQSEIVPTQTELNELQKTLLSLAEYHKQDIEQGYIAESLQKLQLIYDHYAAFYGLIPFPSKKCNAPWVSTVIEADGNVRPCFFHDSIGNIHENTLENLLNSPKAYQFRKSLDMDTDTTCAQCVCYLNLPAWKKI from the coding sequence ATGTTGGAACAATCACTATATTATACCTACCACCGCTATAAAACATTGCGATCCCATAAGATCACAACATTGCCTATTGTTATTTTGATGCCACATAGCGCCTGTAATTGCCGGTGTGTAATGTGTGACATTTGGAAAGGTAATCAAAACCTCAAGCAACTAACTGAAAAAGATGTGGAAGGCTTATTGACTTCTTTAAGAAAGTTTAAAACGAGCAGGATATTGATGTCTGGAGGAGAAGCGCTATTAAATCCAGCATTCTTTGATCTATGCCGGATGCTGCAGAAAGAAAACATCAAAATCAGCTTGTTATCTACTGGCATATCACTAAAAAGATATGCCGTACAAATTGTGGAGCATATAGATGATGTCATTGTTTCTTTGGACGGAGATGAAGAGACGCATAATACGATACGAAATATCAAAGAAGCCTTCTCCAAGCTGAAAGAAGGTATTCAAGCCATTAGAGCAATAGCGCCCTCCTATCGTATCACTTCAAGGACAGTTATACATAGGCTCAATTTCAAGAAATGGTCCGCCATTATCAACACAGCAAAAGAAATAGGTATCAACCAGGTTAGTTTTCTACCTGCCGATGTGAGCAGTCATGCTTTCAACCGTGATGTGTTGTGGACAGGAGAACGGCAAAGTGAAATTGTTCCAACTCAAACAGAGCTTAATGAATTGCAGAAAACGCTCCTTTCTCTAGCCGAATACCATAAGCAGGATATTGAGCAAGGTTATATTGCAGAATCGCTGCAAAAGCTTCAACTGATTTATGATCACTATGCTGCATTTTATGGGCTTATTCCATTTCCCAGTAAGAAATGTAATGCCCCATGGGTATCAACGGTTATAGAGGCTGATGGTAATGTAAGGCCCTGTTTTTTTCATGACTCCATAGGTAACATACATGAAAACACGCTGGAGAATTTGCTCAATAGTCCCAAAGCCTACCAGTTCCGAAAGTCATTGGATATGGATACAGACACTACCTGCGCACAATGTGTTTGTTATTTGAATCTTCCTGCCTGGAAAAAAATATAG
- a CDS encoding class I SAM-dependent methyltransferase: MHRLINDTAPNYYDFEQEYLYLRDKEGRIYSDEVVAQLPLVSKSHHLKNEWKIRGRSCKWLVNYFSKKNKPYRILEIGCGNGWLSNQLANVQNVQVVGMDINTMELEQANRVFTRANLQFIYGDISNVCLNEQFDAIVFAAAFQYFESVGKILNACFGQLKEEGEVHIIDTPFYNVEECALAKERSKVYFNANSAPGMKAYYFHHSTASLEPYKYKILYSPKSFINKVFKINPFPWICISK, translated from the coding sequence ATGCATAGGCTAATAAACGATACTGCCCCTAATTATTACGACTTTGAGCAGGAATATCTTTACCTGAGGGACAAGGAGGGCAGAATTTATAGTGATGAAGTAGTGGCTCAACTACCATTGGTTTCTAAGTCTCACCACTTAAAAAATGAATGGAAGATAAGGGGCAGATCCTGCAAATGGTTAGTAAACTATTTTTCGAAAAAGAACAAGCCTTACCGCATTCTGGAAATTGGTTGTGGTAATGGGTGGTTATCGAACCAACTTGCCAATGTTCAAAATGTGCAGGTAGTTGGGATGGATATAAATACGATGGAACTTGAACAAGCGAATCGGGTATTTACGAGAGCGAATCTTCAATTTATTTATGGGGACATAAGTAATGTATGTTTAAATGAACAGTTTGACGCCATTGTCTTTGCAGCCGCCTTTCAGTATTTCGAGTCAGTTGGAAAAATTCTAAATGCTTGTTTTGGGCAGCTAAAAGAGGAAGGAGAAGTTCACATCATTGATACACCATTTTATAATGTGGAAGAATGTGCACTGGCAAAGGAAAGAAGCAAAGTATATTTTAACGCCAATAGTGCTCCAGGCATGAAGGCCTATTATTTTCATCATTCAACGGCAAGCCTGGAACCTTACAAGTACAAAATCTTGTATTCCCCCAAATCATTCATCAACAAGGTTTTTAAAATCAATCCATTTCCGTGGATTTGTATATCTAAATAA
- a CDS encoding methyltransferase has protein sequence MYRYRNIVLTIPPQVFHPGFFFSTKLLLKYLNKFGLTDKHFLELGAGSGLISIYASQQGAKVVASDINTIAVQALQNNAAVNNVQMHILHSDLFAAIPQQAFDIISINPPYYKRKPVTDADYAWYCGEGGEYFQALFKDLGNYIHSSSEVLMILCDGCDLEMIQSIAWRNSFQLNCVYSRNNLLEKNFIYKIAPINA, from the coding sequence ATGTATAGGTACCGAAACATTGTATTAACGATCCCGCCGCAGGTTTTTCACCCGGGCTTTTTCTTTAGTACAAAGCTATTGTTGAAGTACCTCAATAAGTTCGGTCTTACTGATAAGCATTTTTTGGAATTAGGTGCCGGAAGTGGACTGATCTCTATATATGCGAGCCAGCAAGGAGCAAAGGTTGTAGCAAGCGATATTAATACCATTGCTGTACAAGCTTTACAAAATAATGCGGCGGTCAATAACGTGCAGATGCATATCCTTCATTCTGATTTGTTTGCGGCTATCCCACAGCAGGCGTTTGATATCATTTCTATCAATCCGCCCTATTATAAAAGAAAGCCCGTTACGGATGCTGATTACGCCTGGTATTGTGGTGAGGGCGGTGAATATTTTCAAGCACTGTTTAAAGATCTGGGTAATTACATCCATTCATCATCTGAAGTACTCATGATTCTATGCGATGGTTGTGACCTAGAGATGATACAATCGATTGCTTGGAGAAATTCTTTTCAACTGAATTGCGTGTATTCAAGAAATAACCTTTTAGAAAAAAACTTTATTTACAAGATTGCGCCCATAAATGCATAG
- a CDS encoding B12-binding domain-containing radical SAM protein, whose amino-acid sequence MNKLLLFNPRSANSKPRIPNSILSIAASVEGLFDYVIVDGNMEADPWPKINHYLSTGAFKFFGCTCMPGPQLKQAIPVSKKIRELFQDIITIWGGYFPSNQSQSVLNSGYVDFIINGPGDKSFPALLEALLKGEPYEIISNLIYKSGDDIIKTRKDELYDQDELSPLPYEKLNGFYPLGRYLGKSYLGTKTIAYHSSVGCPFKCSFCAVVPIYNGRWKSKSAENVYKDIKYLKDNYGGNAIEFHDNNFFVSEKRTAEFSRLIMNEKMIWWGEGRIDTINKYSDETLALMRESGCKMIFFGAETGNDEILKKMDKGGTQTAEQIRAFAARMAKFDIIPEYSFVLGTPADTPEQVMKQIDFDIAFIREIKSINPNTEIVIYVYSPVPTEGTDMYERVLKAGFRFPEKLEDWVGPEWEQFDLRKNPLTPWLTPEMVDKIKDFETVLNGYYPTVSDIRLTGFKRKLMRTVAAVRYKTGFHKMPYEIKAMQRLWKYRQPEIEGF is encoded by the coding sequence ATGAACAAACTGCTGTTATTTAATCCCAGGAGTGCTAACTCCAAACCCAGGATTCCGAACTCCATACTCTCTATTGCCGCTTCTGTTGAGGGGTTATTTGACTATGTGATCGTTGATGGCAACATGGAAGCGGACCCTTGGCCAAAAATCAACCATTACCTGTCAACTGGCGCGTTTAAATTTTTCGGTTGCACCTGTATGCCTGGCCCACAGTTAAAACAGGCCATACCGGTTTCAAAGAAAATCAGAGAGCTTTTTCAGGATATTATTACGATTTGGGGAGGCTACTTTCCTTCCAATCAGTCGCAATCGGTTTTGAATTCGGGCTATGTGGACTTTATTATAAATGGCCCAGGCGATAAAAGTTTCCCTGCTTTATTGGAAGCGTTGCTAAAAGGAGAGCCCTATGAAATAATCTCAAACCTAATTTATAAAAGTGGTGATGACATTATCAAAACCAGAAAGGACGAATTATATGATCAGGACGAGTTATCACCACTACCCTACGAGAAACTGAATGGTTTTTACCCGCTTGGCAGATACTTAGGCAAAAGTTACCTGGGCACAAAGACCATTGCCTATCACTCCAGCGTTGGATGCCCTTTCAAATGTTCCTTCTGCGCTGTGGTTCCTATCTATAATGGTCGCTGGAAAAGTAAGTCGGCTGAAAACGTTTATAAAGACATTAAATATCTTAAAGACAACTATGGCGGAAATGCTATAGAGTTTCATGACAATAATTTCTTTGTTTCGGAAAAAAGAACAGCTGAATTCTCAAGACTGATCATGAACGAAAAAATGATCTGGTGGGGAGAAGGCAGAATTGACACTATCAACAAATACTCCGATGAAACGCTGGCTTTAATGCGAGAGTCGGGGTGTAAGATGATATTTTTTGGTGCAGAAACCGGCAATGACGAGATCCTTAAAAAAATGGATAAGGGAGGCACTCAAACGGCAGAACAGATCCGGGCCTTTGCAGCCCGCATGGCAAAGTTTGACATTATACCGGAGTACTCTTTTGTATTGGGAACACCTGCCGACACCCCAGAGCAGGTAATGAAGCAAATAGACTTTGATATTGCATTCATTAGGGAGATCAAGTCTATTAATCCTAATACGGAGATCGTGATTTATGTATACAGTCCTGTGCCAACGGAAGGAACGGATATGTATGAGCGTGTTTTAAAGGCAGGCTTTCGATTTCCAGAAAAGCTGGAGGATTGGGTTGGTCCGGAATGGGAACAGTTTGATTTACGCAAAAATCCGCTCACGCCTTGGCTTACCCCAGAAATGGTGGATAAAATAAAAGATTTTGAAACGGTATTGAATGGTTATTACCCGACAGTATCTGATATCCGATTAACAGGCTTTAAACGAAAACTGATGCGTACGGTTGCAGCTGTCCGCTATAAAACAGGTTTTCATAAGATGCCTTATGAGATAAAGGCCATGCAGCGGCTTTGGAAATACCGTCAGCCAGAAATAGAAGGATTTTAA
- a CDS encoding glycosyltransferase family 2 protein encodes MNMVSIILLTYNRSKLLQECIHSILNQTYTNFELLIIDDGSDDDTRERVLEIKDTRISYFYQPRCGYTGRLKNYALSKAKGSFIAYMDSDDLWKEDKLQKQMDLFIKNPEIGFSITDVTTFKGEEILSYHAYPFQNTVRCESIFSRITANRFLIYGSVLVMKRSCFDKVGHYDETMRSGDFNFHMRLAYHYDCGILYEPLVLRRVHDTNMSKEIPFENYEEYLATYQYLYNNGMVKKKPLRQAKGIAHLKLGKLHEGRGNRKKALTHYLNSFTANLFYPRYVYSLVKIYLKVKPQKPL; translated from the coding sequence ATGAATATGGTTAGCATCATTCTCCTTACCTATAACCGGTCAAAGCTTCTTCAGGAATGCATTCACAGCATATTGAACCAAACGTATACCAACTTTGAATTGCTAATTATTGACGACGGTTCTGATGACGACACACGAGAGCGGGTTTTAGAAATAAAGGATACCCGGATCAGCTATTTTTATCAGCCGCGGTGTGGATATACAGGACGCTTAAAAAACTATGCTTTAAGCAAGGCCAAGGGAAGTTTTATTGCTTATATGGATTCGGACGATCTGTGGAAGGAAGACAAACTCCAAAAGCAAATGGATTTATTCATAAAGAATCCGGAGATAGGCTTTTCCATAACGGATGTCACTACGTTCAAAGGAGAAGAAATCCTTAGTTATCATGCCTACCCTTTTCAAAATACCGTTCGGTGTGAATCTATTTTTAGCCGGATAACGGCCAATCGGTTTCTGATATATGGGTCTGTGTTAGTAATGAAAAGAAGCTGTTTTGATAAGGTTGGCCATTATGATGAGACAATGCGGTCCGGTGATTTTAACTTTCACATGAGGCTGGCCTATCATTATGATTGTGGTATCCTTTATGAGCCGCTGGTCCTGCGCCGGGTACATGATACCAATATGAGTAAGGAAATTCCTTTTGAGAATTATGAGGAATATCTTGCTACCTATCAGTATCTGTATAACAATGGAATGGTAAAAAAGAAGCCCTTACGGCAAGCCAAGGGTATAGCCCATCTAAAATTGGGAAAATTACATGAAGGGAGAGGCAATAGGAAAAAGGCGCTCACCCATTATTTAAATTCTTTTACAGCCAACCTTTTTTACCCTCGCTACGTATATTCATTAGTGAAAATATATTTGAAGGTCAAGCCCCAGAAGCCGCTATGA
- a CDS encoding polysaccharide deacetylase family protein produces the protein MVLVTQTFKKARQKFKYTSNDLKYTLGWNQSFEKARGKRIVIYHGVCQKDHLRFNNIFLTLKTFEDHLRLYKKYCHVVSLNDFYEDRLSNDRFNVCLTFDDGFSNNFKYVFPLLEKYEMPATFFITAIRDTDHDILWNDFLAIIKKYGPRSIQFANEVFVKDRHSNYHARTSGKYLKDYLREQPFKLKEEFIKQFYSTIPLHKETDYWQQMTAQEIKQLSLSKWTTIGCHGYYHNDLATLSTDDVRQELGSSKTYLENLIDKEVRSLAFPYGSYTPAVINEAKALGFTQLLAMDFLSATDTCDTTMKERFTVNPFISSQNQLLATIKGSYDF, from the coding sequence ATGGTTTTAGTAACGCAAACCTTCAAAAAGGCCCGTCAAAAATTCAAGTATACCAGCAATGATCTGAAGTACACTTTGGGTTGGAACCAATCTTTTGAGAAGGCAAGAGGCAAGCGGATTGTCATTTATCATGGTGTTTGTCAGAAAGACCATCTTCGGTTTAATAATATCTTCCTTACGCTGAAAACCTTTGAGGACCATTTACGCCTTTATAAAAAATACTGTCATGTAGTGTCTCTTAATGATTTTTATGAAGACCGGCTCTCAAACGACCGTTTTAATGTCTGCCTGACATTTGACGATGGCTTTTCCAATAACTTTAAATATGTGTTTCCTCTTTTGGAGAAGTATGAGATGCCAGCTACTTTTTTTATAACAGCAATACGGGATACAGATCATGACATCTTATGGAATGATTTCCTAGCCATTATTAAAAAATATGGCCCTCGGTCCATTCAATTTGCAAATGAGGTATTTGTAAAAGACAGGCATTCTAATTATCATGCCCGTACCTCTGGAAAATATTTAAAAGACTATTTACGCGAGCAACCTTTTAAACTGAAAGAGGAATTCATTAAACAATTTTATTCAACCATTCCTTTACATAAAGAAACGGACTACTGGCAGCAGATGACCGCACAGGAAATAAAACAACTGTCCTTGTCAAAATGGACCACAATTGGTTGTCATGGGTATTATCATAACGATTTGGCTACCCTATCAACCGATGATGTCAGGCAGGAGTTAGGTAGCTCAAAAACCTATTTGGAAAACCTTATAGATAAAGAAGTAAGGTCGCTTGCATTTCCCTACGGTTCGTACACGCCTGCTGTTATTAACGAAGCCAAGGCCTTAGGATTTACACAATTATTGGCGATGGACTTTTTATCAGCTACCGACACGTGCGACACTACCATGAAGGAACGTTTTACAGTCAATCCCTTTATCTCTTCACAAAACCAGTTATTAGCTACAATAAAAGGATCCTATGATTTCTGA
- a CDS encoding GNAT family N-acetyltransferase, whose product MISDVATKGYQIERLGKDRIRDLERLYKAVYKTAPPENYYQNKYNTAYTGVEHIGYLAYNLQGLPIAYYGVMPCFIQYKGEIILSAQSGDTMTHPEFRNRGLFVELAEVTFELCRENGIPFIFGFPNQNSYHGFVQKLGWQVTETMECFSLSVMTLPIAAATQKFKWIKPLYKQYSRFVVKRYRTTETGLPNSILNEGFGGVYRDKNYLQYKTYGNTFVLQISKAKVWVKINNALMIGDLDLAGEDFEKTMAVIRQIALKLGIKQIYFQACVNTQLNTLFKQRFKSIPSYPVIFKDLGTDISFEQIKFTFADIDIF is encoded by the coding sequence ATGATTTCTGATGTTGCCACCAAGGGGTACCAAATTGAACGATTGGGAAAGGATAGAATACGCGACCTTGAACGGTTATATAAGGCTGTTTATAAAACGGCTCCCCCGGAAAATTATTACCAAAATAAATATAACACGGCCTATACAGGGGTAGAACATATTGGTTATCTGGCGTATAATCTGCAGGGACTGCCTATCGCTTATTACGGGGTTATGCCTTGCTTTATCCAATATAAGGGTGAGATTATATTATCGGCCCAGTCAGGTGATACAATGACGCATCCTGAATTTAGAAATAGAGGATTGTTTGTGGAACTTGCTGAGGTGACCTTTGAGTTATGTAGGGAAAATGGAATACCATTCATCTTTGGCTTTCCAAACCAGAACTCCTATCACGGCTTTGTTCAAAAGTTAGGGTGGCAGGTGACTGAGACTATGGAATGCTTTTCGCTTTCAGTAATGACACTGCCAATAGCTGCTGCCACACAAAAGTTTAAATGGATCAAACCGCTTTATAAACAGTATTCGAGATTCGTTGTAAAGCGTTACAGAACTACAGAAACGGGGCTCCCTAATTCAATTTTAAATGAAGGCTTTGGAGGTGTTTACCGTGATAAAAATTACTTGCAGTATAAAACGTATGGCAACACGTTTGTTTTGCAGATTAGCAAAGCGAAAGTTTGGGTTAAAATCAATAATGCACTCATGATAGGTGATCTGGATTTAGCCGGAGAGGATTTTGAAAAGACAATGGCTGTTATTCGACAAATAGCTTTGAAACTTGGAATTAAACAGATTTACTTTCAAGCATGCGTAAATACACAGTTGAATACTTTGTTTAAACAACGCTTTAAAAGCATTCCATCGTACCCCGTAATTTTCAAAGATCTGGGTACCGATATTTCCTTTGAGCAGATCAAATTTACTTTTGCAGATATTGATATATTTTGA
- a CDS encoding glycosyltransferase family 4 protein: MRLISMSYINVPEFNEPFKWVYRIRGYVGVLDSLAKSNDVISIDQINYSGVHFVNGVQHYFFNNGKRVTYFPRRLHKLLREWKPDVVIVHGMHFPLQIIQLRLYLGKDVKIIVQNHADRIPRFHKKLFLKVADKFIDAYFFTSGIMAKEWIGQGLINKEEKVKEIMMGSSVFEPMDRYEAMQKTRVEETRNFLWVGRLDANKDPVTLVKAFIDFSESHANAKLYVIYQSNELLNEIKDLIHNSGNRAVQLVGKVAHDDIQLWINSVDYIISTSHYEAFGLSIVEAMSCGCIPIVTNIPSFQKITGLSSGILFEPGNVNDLVCALKEVINKDIVQERERTLQQFNNHLSFDAIANSITVAVQSL, translated from the coding sequence ATGAGACTTATTTCCATGAGTTATATCAATGTTCCTGAGTTCAATGAACCCTTTAAATGGGTTTACCGGATCAGAGGTTACGTAGGTGTGCTTGATTCGCTTGCAAAATCAAATGACGTTATCAGTATTGATCAGATCAACTATTCAGGCGTCCATTTTGTAAACGGTGTACAGCATTACTTTTTCAACAATGGAAAAAGAGTAACCTATTTTCCTCGCCGCTTACATAAATTGTTGAGAGAATGGAAGCCAGATGTAGTGATCGTTCATGGTATGCACTTTCCATTGCAGATCATCCAGCTAAGGCTCTATCTTGGAAAAGACGTTAAGATCATTGTTCAAAACCATGCTGATAGAATTCCTAGATTTCATAAGAAGCTCTTTCTAAAGGTGGCAGACAAATTTATAGATGCTTATTTTTTTACATCGGGTATCATGGCAAAAGAATGGATTGGCCAAGGATTGATTAACAAAGAAGAAAAGGTAAAGGAAATTATGATGGGCTCTTCGGTCTTTGAGCCAATGGATAGGTATGAGGCCATGCAAAAGACTAGGGTAGAAGAAACGCGCAATTTTCTTTGGGTGGGAAGGCTTGATGCCAACAAAGATCCGGTCACGTTGGTAAAAGCCTTTATTGATTTTTCTGAATCGCATGCCAATGCTAAACTGTATGTAATTTACCAGTCCAATGAATTACTGAATGAAATAAAAGACCTTATTCATAATAGTGGCAATAGGGCTGTTCAACTAGTAGGAAAAGTAGCGCATGATGATATTCAGCTATGGATCAATAGCGTTGATTATATCATTTCAACATCACACTATGAAGCTTTTGGGTTGTCGATTGTGGAAGCTATGTCCTGTGGATGTATCCCTATTGTAACTAATATTCCTTCTTTTCAAAAAATTACGGGCCTTTCAAGTGGTATATTGTTCGAGCCTGGTAATGTCAATGATTTAGTATGCGCATTAAAAGAAGTTATTAATAAAGATATTGTTCAGGAAAGGGAGAGAACACTTCAGCAATTTAATAACCATCTGTCCTTCGACGCTATTGCCAATAGCATTACAGTGGCCGTTCAATCCTTGTAG